In Verrucomicrobiia bacterium, the sequence TGAGCTCCTCGCCAGCAACCGGCGGGCCTTTGAGTACAACGATCGTACGCCTGATGCGGTGGAGCTTTATAACTACAGCAACACGACGGTGGACTTGTCGGGCCTGCGATTGACCGACGACCCGGCGGCCCCTGACAAGTATGAATTTCCCGCCGGCACCCTCCTGGGGCCGGGGCAGTACCTGATTGCGCTGGCCGCCAATGATGAAGGCCGGCCAGGGTATTATCTCGATTTCAATCTGCGCAAAGAGGGCGGCGGCCTCTATTTGTACGATGCAGCCCATCGGGGAGGCGCGCTCCTCGACCAGGTTCAATATGGCCCTCAGGCCACCGATTACTCCATCGGGAGGATGCCGGACGGGAGCTGGGCCTTGTGCCAGCCCACCCTGGGCCGGGAGAATGTTCCTGTGGCATTGGGCGACCCACGGCAGTTGCGTATCAACGAATGGATGGCGTCATCCCAGTTTAGTTCCTTCAATGACTTTGTGGAGCTGTTCAACCCGCAACAGGTGCCGGTGGATTTGAGCGGACTGTATCTGACGGACAAACCAGATGGTCTGCCCAACCGGCATGTAATTGCGCCCCTGAGTTTCATCGGACCGCGCAACTTCACCGTCTTCCAGGCGACAGGCCAGCCGGAGAACGGGCCGGATCATTTGAATTTCCGACTGGCCGCCGAACATGGTGACCTGGCTTTGCTGGATCGCGACCTGCGCGTGATTGATGCGGTGACCTATGATTTTCTTGCTCCGGATTATTCGCAGGGACGCAGTCCCAATGGCTCGCCCAGCGTGTTTGTCTTCAGCCAACCCACGCCCGGCGCGGGCAATCCTTTTGTGGGCGGCAGCACCAATGTGATCACCACCAACATTGTGTTGGTGGACTTCACCAGCACCTGGCGGTACCACGCCGAGGGCACCGACTTGGGCACCACGTGGCGCAACGTCGGCTACAATGATGCGGCGTGGCCCAGCGGGCCAGGACTTTTCGGCAAGCCGCAAAGCATCTCCTACCCCATTCCCACCGGCACGTTGCTGAATGAGTTGGGGCAGACGACGGTGTATTTCCGCACGCGTTTTGTTTACACCGGCGAGACCAACGGTTTCCAACTGGCGCTGTCCCACTATATTGACGACGGCGCCGTGGTGTATCTGAACGGCACGGAGATCCTGCGGTACAATATGCCGGCGGGCACCATCGTCCACAGCAATAATGCCTCTGCCAGCGTCAGCGGCAACGCGCCGCTCATCGGGCCGTTGATGCTGCCGTTGACCGGTTTGGTGGCGGGCACCAACGTGCTGGCCGTGGAAGTGCACCAGGCCTCGGGCAGCACGGACATGGCCATGGCCATGAATCTGACGCTGACCCGCAGCATTACCAACATCACCGGCGGCGCGGTGGTCATCAATGAGGTGTTCGCCCTGGGCGAGAACTACACCAACGTCCTCGGCGTCGCCAGCGACTGGGTGGAGCTGTTCAACCCGGGGGATCAGCCGGTGAACCTGGCTGGCATGAGTTTGAGCGATAACACCACCAACCCGGGCCGCTGGACCTTCCCGGCCGGCACGGTGCTGGGCCCGCGGAGCTATCTGGTCGTGTTGTGTGATGGACGACGGCCCGCCTCCACCAACCTGGCCAGCCTGATGAACACGGGGTTTGGCCTGAAGGCCGAGGGTGGCGGGGTGTATTTGTATGATGACACGCTCACCCTGCTGTCTTCGGTGGTCTATGGAATCCAATTGGCCGATTTCTCGATTGGCCGTGTCCCGAACGGGACCGGTTCTTTTGTTTTGAATGCTCCCACGCCGGGGGCCGCCAACATTGCCATGGCTCTGGGTAATCCCGCACTTCTGCGCATCAATGAATGGATGCCCAACGACCGAGATGGGCGGGATGACTGGTTTGAGTTGTACAACCCCGGCAGTTTGCCGGTGGCCCTGGGTGGTCTGTTTGTCACGGACGATTTGCTAAACCCCACGAAATCGCCCATCCCGCCCCTCTCCTTCATCGGCGGGGGCGGCACCAACGCCTTCCTGAAACTCATCGCGGATAATAATCCCGCAGCGGGGGCGGATCATGTGCGCTTCCGTTTGGATGCCACCCGTGAATCCCTGGGGCTGGCCACCTCCAATGGGTATATTGATACAGTCAGTTGGAATTATCCCGTATCCCAGCCTGGCGTGAGCGAAGGCCGATTTCCGGATGGAAGCACCAATATTGTCTTCTTCCCCGACACCCCGTCACCGGGCGAATCGAACTATCGTCCGCTGACCAATCTAGTCATCAATGAAGTTCTGGCGCACAGTGACCCGCCGCTGGAGGACGCCATTGAGCTGCACAATCTGACTGACCAGCCGGTGAATATTGGCGGCTGGTTCCTCAGCGATAGCAAAGGCACCCTGAACAAATACCAAATCCCGGTGGGCACGATCATTCCCGCGCGCGGATTCCGGGTGTTCTACGAGTATCAGTTTAATGAAAATCCGCAGGACAACCGGCAGGCCTTTGCCCTCAGCTCGGCCAAGGGTGACGAACTGTATCTGTCGGCCGCCACCACCAACGGCACGCTGACAGGTTATCGTACCAGTGTAAAATTTGGGCCGTCTTTTAGTGGGGTCAGCTTTGGTCGTCACGTCACCAGCGACGGAAGATCGGAGTTCGTCCCCTTGAGCCGCCGCACCTTCGGGGTGGACGAGCCGAATTCCGTCGCCGAGTTTCGGACTGGCACCGGCGCCAGCAATGCCTATCCGGCCATCAGTCCCGTCGTAATCCGCCAGATCATGTATCATCCGCCGGATCTGGGGACGGAAGACAACGTGATCCATGAGTTCATTGAATTGTACAACCGCACGACGGGCACCGTGCCGTTGTATGATCCCTTGTATCCGACCAACACCTGGCGCCTGCGGGATGCGGTGGACTTTGAGTTTCCGCCGGGCTTCAGCCTGCCGCCGGGCGGCTCGGTGCTGGTGGTTAGTTTTGATCCGGTGCGGCAGCCCGACTTGCTGGCCAATTTCCGGGCCACTTACCGGCTCTCCACCAACCTGCCCATTGTGGGACCCTATCGCGGCAAGCTGGACAACAGCGATGAAAGCATTGAATTGAAGCAGCCGGACACGCCCCAGCAACCGCCCAGCCCGGATGCCGGCCTCGTGCCGTATGTGGAAGTGGAGCGCATCCGGTATTACGATCGTGCTCCCTGGCCGGCCGCCGCGGATGGCACGGGTTATTCGCTGCAACGGGTGGCCCTGGACCTTTACGGCAACGATCCGGCCATCTGGGTGGCGGCACCCGTCAACTTCCTGCAAACCAACGCCATTGCGTTGAACACGCCGCCCAACCTGGCCCCCATCCCCAACCGCACGGTGGCGCTGGGGCAAACCCTGGTCTTTACCAATGTGGCATCGGATGCCGATGTGCCCGCCCAAACGCTGACCTTTGAGCTGGCTCCCGGCGCGCCGGCCGGCGCTCAAGTGCATCCGGTCACCGGCGTATTCTCCTGGACTCCGGCGGTGGTGGGCGTGTATCCGGTGACCGTGATTGTCCGCGACAATGGGACACCCAGCCTGAGCGCCACGCAGAGCTTCACGGTGACGGTGGAAGACCGGCGGGCCCAACTGGTCCAGAGCGGCGCCAACCTCCAGATTCGCTGGCAGACACAGGCTGGCCGGCAATACCAGGTGCAATACAAGGATCGCCTCACCGACCCCGTTTGGCAGGATTTGCCGGGCGGCTTGGTCACGGGCAATGGCGGACCG encodes:
- a CDS encoding lamin tail domain-containing protein, whose translation is MPAGAYPAGAGYTHYRWRLDGGPWSAETPIGTPIVLSGLPDGQHVVEVAGKNDVGWWQDDPVFGEDAVVTRVTWVVDGSRLPVRLNELLASNRRAFEYNDRTPDAVELYNYSNTTVDLSGLRLTDDPAAPDKYEFPAGTLLGPGQYLIALAANDEGRPGYYLDFNLRKEGGGLYLYDAAHRGGALLDQVQYGPQATDYSIGRMPDGSWALCQPTLGRENVPVALGDPRQLRINEWMASSQFSSFNDFVELFNPQQVPVDLSGLYLTDKPDGLPNRHVIAPLSFIGPRNFTVFQATGQPENGPDHLNFRLAAEHGDLALLDRDLRVIDAVTYDFLAPDYSQGRSPNGSPSVFVFSQPTPGAGNPFVGGSTNVITTNIVLVDFTSTWRYHAEGTDLGTTWRNVGYNDAAWPSGPGLFGKPQSISYPIPTGTLLNELGQTTVYFRTRFVYTGETNGFQLALSHYIDDGAVVYLNGTEILRYNMPAGTIVHSNNASASVSGNAPLIGPLMLPLTGLVAGTNVLAVEVHQASGSTDMAMAMNLTLTRSITNITGGAVVINEVFALGENYTNVLGVASDWVELFNPGDQPVNLAGMSLSDNTTNPGRWTFPAGTVLGPRSYLVVLCDGRRPASTNLASLMNTGFGLKAEGGGVYLYDDTLTLLSSVVYGIQLADFSIGRVPNGTGSFVLNAPTPGAANIAMALGNPALLRINEWMPNDRDGRDDWFELYNPGSLPVALGGLFVTDDLLNPTKSPIPPLSFIGGGGTNAFLKLIADNNPAAGADHVRFRLDATRESLGLATSNGYIDTVSWNYPVSQPGVSEGRFPDGSTNIVFFPDTPSPGESNYRPLTNLVINEVLAHSDPPLEDAIELHNLTDQPVNIGGWFLSDSKGTLNKYQIPVGTIIPARGFRVFYEYQFNENPQDNRQAFALSSAKGDELYLSAATTNGTLTGYRTSVKFGPSFSGVSFGRHVTSDGRSEFVPLSRRTFGVDEPNSVAEFRTGTGASNAYPAISPVVIRQIMYHPPDLGTEDNVIHEFIELYNRTTGTVPLYDPLYPTNTWRLRDAVDFEFPPGFSLPPGGSVLVVSFDPVRQPDLLANFRATYRLSTNLPIVGPYRGKLDNSDESIELKQPDTPQQPPSPDAGLVPYVEVERIRYYDRAPWPAAADGTGYSLQRVALDLYGNDPAIWVAAPVNFLQTNAIALNTPPNLAPIPNRTVALGQTLVFTNVASDADVPAQTLTFELAPGAPAGAQVHPVTGVFSWTPAVVGVYPVTVIVRDNGTPSLSATQSFTVTVEDRRAQLVQSGANLQIRWQTQAGRQYQVQYKDRLTDPVWQDLPGGLVTGNGGPVAVPDALVPSRPQRYYRILLLP